One Paramormyrops kingsleyae isolate MSU_618 unplaced genomic scaffold, PKINGS_0.4 ups256, whole genome shotgun sequence DNA segment encodes these proteins:
- the LOC140587463 gene encoding uncharacterized protein translates to MSFRCKCMLADQITPPGKKISLFPFIVLGDFNRVNLHQELPKYRQHIDCPTRDNITLDHCYTILKDAYRSVPRAALGHSGHCMVHLIPIYRQQLKRAKPVVKTVKKWTNAAKQKLQDCFDCTNWTVFEAASDNLDELTDTVTSYISFCEDVCVPTKTFCTYNNNKPWFTPKLQHLHQAKEDAYRSGDRALYRQARNTLTSEIKVAKRSYSEKLKERFSANDPASVWRGLRDITSNRRPLPPAEANKDLADELNNFYCRIHKAEVSRLFQKQKTKKAPGPDGVSPSCLKTCAYQLAPIFTRIFNRFLELCVVPSCFKRSTIITVPKKPTITGLNDYRPVALTSVVMKSFERLVLAHLKDITGHQLYPLQFAYRANRSVDDAVNMGLHYILQHLVRPGTYARIRFVDFSSAKRA, encoded by the exons atgagcttcagatgtaaatgcatgctggctgaccagatcaccccccctggaaagaaaatatccctattcccttttattgtccttggtgattttaacagagtgaatctacaccaggaacttcctaaatacagacagcatatcgactgccccaccagggacaacatcacactggaccactgttacaccattttaaaagatgcctatcgctctgtcccccgggcagctttaggacattctggtcactgtatggtccatcttattccaatttacaggcaacagcttaaacgtgccaagcctgtagtcaaaactgtgaagaagtggaccaatgcagcaaagcagaaactgcaggactgttttgactgcactaattggactgtctttgaagctgcatctgataatctggatgagctgacagacactgtgacatcatacatcagtttttgtgaagatgtgtgtgtcccgaccaagaccttctgcacatacaacaacaataaaccatggttcactcccaaactgcaacatcttcaccaggctaaggaggatgcctacagaagtggtgacagggccctgtacaggcaggccaggaacacgctgaccagtgagatcaaagtggcaaaaagaagctactctgagaagctgaaagaacggttctcagccaatgaccctgcatcagtgtggagaggcctgcgagatatcaccagcaacagacgacccctaccccccgctgaagcaaacaaagacctggcagatgagctgaacaacttctactgcag aatacacaaagcggaagtgagccggctgttccagaaacagaaaaccaagaaggccccgggaccagacggtgtatccccctcctgcctcaaaacctgtgcttatcagctggctcccatcttcacccgcatcttcaatagattcctggagctgtgtgtagttccctcgtgcttcaaacgctccaccattatcacggtccccaaaaaacccaccattacaggactgaatgactacagacctgtcgccttgacgtctgtggtcatgaaatcctttgaacgcctggttttagcccatctaaaggacattacaggacaccagctgtaccccctgcagtttgcctatcgggcaaacaggtcggtggatgatgcagtgaatatggggctgcattatatcctgcaacatctggtccgtccaggaacttatgccaggatccgatttgtggactttagttcggctaaacgagcatag